The Lolium rigidum isolate FL_2022 chromosome 2, APGP_CSIRO_Lrig_0.1, whole genome shotgun sequence genomic interval GGTCACATCCTGGCAGCGTGACAATAACCTGTGAACTTCTTATTGGTGAATCTGTGAACTTCTTATTGGTGAATCTGTGAACTTTCTTGACATGTTGGTGAATCTGTAAACCTGGTCATTTTGCTGCTGTGACTCTGTTGTGAAATTTGCAGATGTGACAGCCCAACAAATAATTGACCCTAAAAAGGCTGAGGCCCAAAAACTTTGTGGACCCTAAAAAGGCCTAGGCCCAAAATCTTCATGGAccctaaaaggccaaggcccaaaaccataatggaccctaaaaaggccaaggcccaaaagtGTAACGGACACTAAAAAGGCCAAAacccaaaactgtaatgggtcctaaaaaggccatggcccaaaactgtaatgggtcctaaaaaagccacggcccaaaactgtaatgggtcctaaaaagccACGGCCCAAAgccgtaatgggtcctaaaaaggccacggcccaaaagcGTAATGGGTccaaaaaggccacggcccaaaacttTAAACAGGCCAGGCCCAATGAAAATTGGCCCAGGCCCAGTAAGTACAGCAGCTAAAAAGGCCgttgaaaaaaaaaagctaaaaaggccgaggtaataagctaaaaaaaactaaaaagggcaaggcccaacaaagccgaaaaaaataatcagtactaatgggctcagcccacataaggagatgaatggaccgggctgaattcagataatgacgtttctaattcgtcacaattttgccacgtcggattgccacgctggactcgggggcaggggcccatgacgttttgggaacgtcataCCGTCAGTGACGTTTGCAAACGTCACAAAGAtctacgacgttttcaagtggaacgtcgcaagcagtcactgctgactcccagctttcgacgttttgaaatgCGTCACTGTAACGTCACAAGTAACCTTCagtgacgtttcagtgacacctttTTTTGTCagcttatggcagatttcttgtagtgtatagaacaaacaaagcaatagatgaaataaagtaaagcaagacaaaaaaaaagtaaagagattggatgtgggagactccccttgcagcgtgtcttgatctccccagcaacggcgccagaaaaagttgcttgatggcgtgcaagacacacgtccgttgggaaccccaagaggaaggtgtgatgcgtacagcagcaagttttccctcagtaagaaaccaaggttatcgaaccggtaggagtcaaggaacacgtgaaggtcgttggtggcggagtgtagtgcggcgcaacaccagggaatccggcgccaacgtggaacctgcacaacacaatcaaagtactttgccccaacgtaacagtgaggttgtcaatctcaccggcttgctgtaaacaaaagattaaatgtatagtgtggaaaatgatgtttgtttgcaaagaacaataaagaacaagtattgcagtagattgtatttcagatgtaaagaatggaccggggtccacagttcactagtggtgtctctcccataagataaatggcatgttaggtgaacaaattacagtttggcaattgataaataaagaaggcataacaatgcacatacatatatcacgatgactactatgagatttaatcagggcattacgacaaagtacatagaccgctatccaacatgcatctatgcctaaaaagtccaccttcaggttatcatccgaaccccttccggtattaagttgcaaacaacgagacaattgcattaagtatggtgcgtaatgtaatcaacacaaatattcttagacaaagtattgatgttttatccctagtggcaacagcacatccacaaccttagaactttactgtcactcgtcccggattcaatggaggcatgaacccactatcgagcataaatactccctcttggagtcacaagtatcaacttggccagagcctctactagcaacggagagcatgcaagaacataaacaacacatatgatagattgataatcaacttgacatagtattccatattcatcggatcccaacaaacacaacatgtagcattacaaatagatgattttgatcatgataggcagctcacaagatctaacatgatagcacaatgaggagaagacaaccatctagctactgctatggacccatagtccaggggtgaactactcacacatcaatccggaggcgatcatggtgatgaagagtcctccgggagatgattcccctctccggtagggtgccggaggcgatctcctgaatcccccgagatgggattggcggcggcggcgtctgcggaaggttttccgtatcgtggctctcggtgctcggggttttcgcgacgaaggctttaagtaggcggaagggcggagtcggagggctgacgaggggcccaccccatagggcagcgcggccccacccaggccgcgcggccctatggtggcggcgcctcgtcgccccacttcgtttccctttcggtcttctggaagcttcgtggaaaaataagaccctgggcgttgatttcgtccaattctgaaaatatttcctttgtaggatttctgaaaccaaaaacagcagaaaatagcaactggctcttcggcatctcgttaataggttagtgccggaaaatgcataataatgatataaagtgtgtataaaacatgtgagtatcatcataaaagtagcatggaacataagaaattatagatacgtttgagacgtatcgtccctctgcctgccgtgtgatcctacatatgaggCCTCGTTTTGGTATGTTTGGTGCAttgccaatgattcaacaaaggaacaatggaaggctaggttgtggcctcaaacttagtcatgtgtgccactgtcgtagcacactacacttagtttgtggccactccctatgcCTGCCATGTGAGCAAATGTATGATGccttactaatgttatcaatgtcCATTTTCATCTACACTACTTGTGAGCACGCACACCTCTAATTGCTTATGTTCTtctggcagactgagaagatcatgcttgggtcaccTGCTGAGGTTCCCGGCGAGGGACTGACCAAGAAGCGTCGTGGAACGCCGGCTAAGGTCGGCCACTTCCACGATGAGCCAGGGCCGGACCACTTCCTCAAaatcatcttcaagcccacctttGGCCGCCTCATGATCCCTaaagctttcgtcaagtggttcggagaaatcccctccaacatcatcgtcaccaccaacaccggatacaactggaggatgactacgaggagagaaggcgatgtcgcattcatcgaccagggatggacggccttcgccttcgcccatcagctcaaggtaggccagttcgTCACCTTCAGAAGGGTGTCCTCCTTGGAGTatagtgtggtcatcttcgaccacacctgcactgaggtggtgaGCAGGTGCCCGTACCATAGTGATGACACTAGGTGCGTCGTCTCCGAGCACcatgtctgaagctaacctggtaccatgtcgtgtctagttgctggtcgtgtctagtgtgttgaactatgatcctGTCTGCCGTGTCcagaactatgatcgtgtctgcaaaatgttgtgtcgtgaacttgtgtcatctatgatcactgctaagttatctgtcgtctatgattgtgttcttacttgtgctgttgatcgctggtaacctcaccactgaagggaagaggtTACCAGAACCGGATTATGGATTGCAACCAAACAGCAGGGGCGTCGTTCTCGGCTGCTACAAGGCCTAAAATCCGACCTACCAAACGGCCAcagcccaaatctccacggggccaAAAAAATCTCCCTGCAGGCCACCAAACAAAGTCGCTtttatggcccatggcccgtcttGGACGCGTAGGGGGCTTCTTCCCGCTGCACCAGTGTGCAGGAAatcggcccaggcaaccaaacgcgcccttaaGGATCAACTGTTCTAATGTGGTGCACTGCACACATTTGTTGGATGATGTATCGTGTGCGATTCATTTTGGACAAAGCGTGTTTGATGaaaaataaaatatgatgtaAAAACAAACATCGAGCGAGGCATAATGAAACATAGTTCATAATGTTTGGTTATAGGCCGGAAGGGATCCAATCAAACATGGTTTTCCTCGCTATCTATTAGAAAAGACCACTAAATAacacattacaagtttatattaaGTACTCACTACACACTTCCTAATTAATTACTACTACTCCAAATTTAGTAGTAGTAAGTACGTGCACTCAGTACACATTAAACATCCTCCTCGACGTTAGAGATGACGATGACATCGGCGACAGCTGCTCCACCCTTCCCGGAGCTTGATGCTCCGTCTTCTAAGGCCTTGCGCCTTGCTGCGCTGGCTTCCCAAATGCGCCGAATCTCGTCCAACTTTTCGACGGGAAACTCCCGGACAGTGCAATGTTTGATAAGATAATCATGGGGCAAAGGATGATGCGATTTGCGTGATATCGTGGGAACTCGGACAATGTTTTAGCGGTAACGATGAGCAGTACTTGAACCCTTGGATGTTGGTTTCATGGCCAAGATTTGTTGGATGGTCCTCCTTTTGAATCTTTTTATATGCCAAAAGATATCGGTCGCAGGATGGGCGTGACGGCCTCTCCTTCGCCCGATTCTGACTTTTTCTGAAAATAAAACCAGTCACCTAGAAGTTGCCACGCCCTATATTGGTAGATACTACCGTGAATTGTATTGCAATGGGGTAGTTCGGAGCCACAGGGACGTGCGAGCTTCAGACTACAGCACCAATCGTACGAAAATCAAGTGCCTAGTACCTAGGTTCAGGAGTGCCTAGCAGCCTAGAGCAGTCCCCCACTGTAGCTAATCCGACAACAAGAGGAACCTGCACATGCGTTTTCGCTCTCAATCCAGGCCTTCGCCTTTTGAACCCCGTCTTGCCACCGGCACCTAGCTTCCTGCTTCATGCCATATATAGTAGTAGTAGCTGTTAACATCGATCGTATTTATCGTCGTCATGGACAGAACCCCGCTCCACCCAATGGCGTCCCCTCAGTGCGTTCCTCGCAGCCCCAGCTCCgcgtcccgggccgcgccggccttctCCACCGCCAACTTCGTGCGCTCCCTCCGCAAGGCAGCATCCTTCGGCTACACGAAGACCGGAGCCGCCGGTGTCGTCGACGCCGTGGGCACGACGCGACGGCACGGCGCGAATGCGGCGGTGACGTCATCCCCATGCAGGTCGTCTCCTCAGCCGGGCTACGctacgaggcggaggcggagcaccggggagccggaggacgtcgggagAAGATCGGTCGTGCCCAGGAAGATGGCGACTACTACGCGTAGCAGCAGAGAGGAGGACGCGGCGCACCGGGCGCGCGTGCTCGCCGCGCGGCTCCTGCAGTGGCGGTTCACGAACGCCCGGCTGGAGAAGGCCATGGCCCGCGCCACCTCCGCCGCCCAGGTGAGCCACGCTCACGCTCACGCACGCATGCATGCCTCGCTGCGCACGAAGTTTCTTGACATTAACCGTGGCGTGGTGCATGCAGAAGAAGCTGTTTTACGTGTGCCTGCGCGTGGCTGAGCTGCGCAACATCCACGCGGCCAAGATGATCGTGGCGCAGCGGTGGCGGCTGAAGGTTAAGCTTGGAAGGCTCCTGCGAACGCAGCTCCCCCTCCTCGGGACATGGGAGCCCGTCGGCGAGTCGCACGCCAGTTCCGTCGCGGAACTCGGCCGCGTCCTATCCGCCGCAGCCGCCTCCCTCTCCTTAACCGACGGAGCCCAAGTAAGCCTAACGAAAATACATAGGATTTTACTTCCCCTACCTCTGGCGTCTTGGAGCTTCAAACAGGTCGGTTACTACTTACAACTGCTACGTACGTACAATTGCAGGTCAGGCTGGAGCTGTTGCACGAAACCATGCTTGCTTGCCTACGCGCCATGGATGAGATCGAAGCCAATGCCGCCATGTTCTATGCTACGGTACGTTCGCGCGCGTATAAACTATGGCAAAATGCATGTGCAGCTGATCTCTGACCGGCCGATCGAGGGTTAACTGTCGTTTCGGCCCCTAACTTTTGTCTGTGGTTACGGGCGACGTTCAGGGTGGCGTGACGAGcagcgccgccggcgagctcgcGAGCACAATCCGGCAGGAGATCGCGGGGCTTGACGAGGCCATGCGGCTCTCCAGGATCGTCACTACCTTCCTGGTGAGTGAAATGTTCTTTAGGTCTTGCGCTCTTGCTTATTTGAAAAAGGAAATCTTTGTTTCTCTCGCTGTTGTTACTACATGGCAAGCGTGGGTAGCGATCCCAAATTCTTCAGAAAGATCTGGTGCTGTGGAAAAATATAGACCGACAGAGGGCAAACAGAAACATACCGTGTATTACTCCCTCCTTTTCAATTTAGGATGCATATAATTTTTGATTAAAGTCTAACTTTCTgtttaaaatagcgggctatAACCTACAGCCGTGGAGATTTCTGAAGCTATAAAAGGCTATAGCAGGCTATAACAGGCTAAGATCATATATCCGATTTGCTAAATAATAGGGAAAAATCCAATATTACTGCATCATATAAATCGTATATATTATCATATTTCACAGATACCATAGTAACATTGTCACATAAGAGATGCGCATGACCAAAACATAGTTCACATATAATTATGTCAAAACATAGTTCATAGATAGTTAAGGACATAGTTATGTCCAAATATTACAACATCATTAAGTAGTAGCAGTTCATGATATATTGAATTGAGCCGCTTTGAAAATTTTGGGTCAAATTTTTTAGGGCCCGTTGAGCGGCAAAAATGTCGCTATTAGGCTAAATTGGGACTAATTAAATAGTTATAGCCGGGCTATTAGCGGCTATTTCCATTTAGCCTTC includes:
- the LOC124690463 gene encoding QWRF motif-containing protein 7-like; this encodes MDRTPLHPMASPQCVPRSPSSASRAAPAFSTANFVRSLRKAASFGYTKTGAAGVVDAVGTTRRHGANAAVTSSPCRSSPQPGYATRRRRSTGEPEDVGRRSVVPRKMATTTRSSREEDAAHRARVLAARLLQWRFTNARLEKAMARATSAAQKKLFYVCLRVAELRNIHAAKMIVAQRWRLKVKLGRLLRTQLPLLGTWEPVGESHASSVAELGRVLSAAAASLSLTDGAQVRLELLHETMLACLRAMDEIEANAAMFYATGGVTSSAAGELASTIRQEIAGLDEAMRLSRIVTTFLVQEVSLRADLIQAKPAGRSQTASFMSACRK